A region from the Pelagovum pacificum genome encodes:
- a CDS encoding pseudouridine-5'-phosphate glycosidase: protein MIQTQDSAEVAAARREGKPLVALESTIITHGMPWPQNVETARMVEATVREAGAVPATMAVIDGVLRVGLDDEVLDGFAQSGNVAKLSRADMAACLATGGTGATTVAATMIAARQAGIHVFATGGIGGVHRGAETSFDISADLQELARTPVTVVAAGAKAILDLPKTYEVLETLGVPVIAYGQDTLPAFWSATSEIAAPLRMDSAEEIARAHAMRAALGLDGGQLIANPIPVDDQIEAGVLAPIIAQALQEAEEQRITAKAVTPFLLDRLYTLTEGRSLVANIALVLNNARLAAAIAKQLGGLLK, encoded by the coding sequence ATGATCCAAACGCAAGACAGCGCCGAAGTCGCCGCCGCCCGCCGCGAGGGCAAGCCGCTCGTCGCGCTCGAGAGCACCATCATCACCCACGGCATGCCCTGGCCGCAGAACGTGGAAACCGCCCGCATGGTCGAGGCGACCGTCCGCGAGGCCGGCGCGGTGCCCGCCACGATGGCGGTGATCGACGGGGTGCTCCGGGTCGGTCTCGACGACGAGGTGCTCGACGGGTTCGCGCAGTCGGGCAACGTCGCAAAGCTGTCGCGCGCGGACATGGCCGCCTGCCTCGCCACCGGCGGGACCGGGGCGACGACCGTGGCGGCGACGATGATCGCGGCGCGGCAGGCCGGCATTCATGTCTTCGCCACCGGCGGCATCGGCGGCGTGCACCGCGGCGCCGAGACGAGCTTCGACATTTCCGCCGATCTCCAGGAGCTCGCCCGGACACCGGTCACCGTGGTGGCGGCGGGCGCCAAGGCGATCCTCGATCTGCCGAAGACCTACGAAGTGCTGGAGACGCTCGGCGTGCCGGTCATCGCCTACGGACAGGACACGCTGCCGGCCTTCTGGTCGGCGACGTCCGAGATCGCCGCACCGCTGCGGATGGACAGTGCCGAAGAGATCGCCCGCGCGCACGCGATGCGCGCCGCGCTCGGCCTCGACGGCGGCCAGTTGATCGCGAACCCGATCCCGGTCGACGACCAGATCGAGGCGGGCGTCCTCGCCCCGATCATCGCGCAGGCGCTTCAAGAAGCGGAAGAGCAACGCATCACCGCGAAAGCGGTGACGCCGTTCCTGCTCGACCGGCTCTATACCCTGACCGAGGGCAGGTCGCTGGTCGCCAACATTGCCCTCGTGCTGAACAATGCGCGCCTCGCCGCGGCCATTGCGAAACAATTGGGCGGCCTGCTCAAATAG